Proteins co-encoded in one Quercus robur chromosome 8, dhQueRobu3.1, whole genome shotgun sequence genomic window:
- the LOC126694027 gene encoding uncharacterized protein LOC126694027, with protein MFSSTVEVLQNIIDGAIDGENRAEGESAYEGLTSFEFVFILHLEKETMEITDKLCQALQSQSQDILNAMHLVSSTKALIQKFRDDGWDGLLTTVISFCEKHRIDVLDMNARYVGRRGRARNQPDNVTNEHHYRVNIFYATIDSQLQELNYRFNEDAMELLRLSSALEPREALKSFRISDLCLLVKNFYPQDFTDYDKQVLEKELYHFEHNVVQDPEFKKLKSLSELSQWLVRTGNSEHYKLVYRMVILVLTLPVSTATTERAFSAMKLVKTELRNKMEDDFLNDSLMLYIEKDIASTFSLDSIVDDFEDLKERRVPFS; from the coding sequence ATGTTTAGTTCAACTgttgaagttttacaaaatataattgatgGTGCAATTGATGGAGAAAATCGAGCAGAAGGAGAGTCAGCTTATGAAGGTTTAacttcatttgaatttgttttcatcTTGCATCTTGAGAAGGAAACTATGGAGATCACTGATAAactttgtcaagctttgcaaAGCCAATCTCAAGACATTTTAAATGCTATGCATTTAGTTTCATCTACTAAAgcacttatccaaaaatttagagatgatGGATGGGATGGCTTACTCACCACTGTGATATCATTTTGTGAGAAGCATCGCATTGATGTCCTGGATATGAATGCTCGTTATGTTGGGAGGCGAGGTCGAGCTCGTAATCAACCAGATAACGTTACAAATGAGCATCATTATcgagtaaatattttttatgctacaaTAGATTCTCAACTACAGGAACTAAATTATCGGTTTAATGAAGATGCAATGGAGTTGCTTAGGCTTAGCTCAGCTTTAGAACCTCGAGAGGCATTAAAATCTTTCAGAATTAGTGATCTTTGTTTGTTGGTAAAGAATTTCTATCCACAAGATTTCACAGATTATGACAAACAAGTGTTGGAGAAGGAGCTTTATCATTTTGAGCATAATGTAGTCCAAGATCCagagttcaaaaaattgaaaagtttatctGAGTTGTCTCAATGGTTAGTGAGAACTGGAAATTCAGAACACTACAAACTTGTTTATAGAATGGTGATACTTGTGCTTACTCTTCCAGTTTCTACTGCTACTACAGAGCGAGCATTTTCAGCTATGAAACTTGTCAAAACTGAACTTCGAAACAAAATGGAAGATGACTTTTTGAATGACTCTTTGATGTTATACATTGAAAAGGATATAGCTTCGACATTTAGTTTGGATTCAATAgtagatgattttgaagatttgaaagagCGTCGAGTTCCCTTTTCATAG